CCGTCCCCTGGTTGAGGGCGGGTCAGTCGTGCGGGTGCGGCTGGGTGGTGCGGTCGGCAGGGGGCCGGGGTGTGGTGTGCAGGACCTGGCGGGCCTGCTCGGCGGCGCGGGTGATGCTGTCGCTGATGTAGTCGAGGAAGCGGGCGATGTTCTCCAGCCGGGCGGCGGCGGGGGTGTGAGGGCCGAGGACGGTGACACCCTGGCGTGCGGTGGCGACGAGCTGGTCGTTGGCCCGGGCGCTGGCGAGGGTGGCCTGGTAGAAGAGCTCGTCGTCGACGATGTAGCGGTCGCGGCGCCGTTCGTCGCGCTCCCTGCGGACGAGGCTCTGGCCTTCCAGGAAGGCGATGGCCTTGGAGATGGAGGCGGGGCTGACATTCAGGTGCGCCGCGAGCTGGGACGCGGTGAGGCTGCCCGCGTCGGTGGTGAACAGGCATGTCAGCACCCGGGCCGTCATCTTCGGCAGGCCCGAGCCCATCAGGACGGTCGTGAGCGTCTCCTCGTACGCGGCCACGGCGTCGGCGTCGCGTCCGTGCGGCTGGGGGAGCGGCTGCGGTCCCCGGGAGGCGGCGGGCCCGCGCCGGCGGGCACGCTGCTCGGTGGCACGGTGGGCGAGGTCGGCACGGTAGGCGCTCGGGCCGCCGTTGCGCATCACCTCACGCGTGATGGTTGAGGTCGGACGCTGAAGGCGCCGCGCGATCTCGGCGTAGGCGAGGCTGTCGGCCAGCCCCAGCGCGATCTGCCGGCGTTCGGACTGAGTGAGCCTGCCTCCCGGCATCACGGTCTCCCTGCTGATCTGTCGTGGCGGTCCTGGCCACGCTCACAATAGCGTTCACCCGCCACTCATTGCAATGATAGCAATAGCTGACGTTGCGTTACCTCGACACATGGTGCAACGAAAATACTGTGCTCACCAGCAATTACACCGATTCAACGCAACAAGCTCGTTGCCGCCCCATGGAAAGCAACGTAGCGTTTCTCATGTCAGAAACAACGAGCGAGCGCAGGAGAACACCATGCAGAAGTTCCACACCCCCGCCCCGATCTCCGCCGTCCTGAACATCCCCGCCGGACGCGTCCAGATCATCGCCGCCGACCGCACCGACACAACCGTCGAGATCCGCCCCGCCAACCCCACCAAGAACCGCGACACCAAGACCGCCGAACAGACCGAAATCACCTACACCGACGGCACCCTGCACATCCACACCCCCGAGCCCGACCACCAACTCCTCGGCCATCCCGGATCCGTGGAAATCACCATCCAACTGCCCGCCGGCTCCCACATCGAGGCAAAGACCGCCGCCACCGAACTCCGCGGCGTGGGCCGCCTCGGCGACATCACCTTCGACGGCGCCTACCGCCACACCAAGATCGACGAAGCCACCGGCGTCCGCCTCACCGCAACCGACAGCGACATCGAGATCGGCCGCCTCACCGGCCCCGCACACATCACCACCGCACGAGGCACCATACGCATCACCGAAGCCGTAACCGGCACCCTCGACCTGCGCACCCAGTCCGGCGACATCACCCTCGGCGCCGCCACCGGCACCTCAGCCACCCTGGACGCCAGCACCGGCTACGGCCGCATCAACAACACCCTGAAGAACGACGGCACCCCCGCACTCCACATCCGCGCCACCACCACCCACGGCGACATCACCGCCCACAGCCTCTAACCGCCATGCCGCCCACAGCCCCGCACCGATACGACCACCCGGCGGGGCCCACCACGACCGAAACAGTCGGGCCGTCACCGAACCGACCGACAACCCGACCACCACCCCCCAACCCCCAAGCACCAGCACTCTCC
The DNA window shown above is from Streptomyces chartreusis and carries:
- a CDS encoding helix-turn-helix domain-containing protein; this encodes MPGGRLTQSERRQIALGLADSLAYAEIARRLQRPTSTITREVMRNGGPSAYRADLAHRATEQRARRRGPAASRGPQPLPQPHGRDADAVAAYEETLTTVLMGSGLPKMTARVLTCLFTTDAGSLTASQLAAHLNVSPASISKAIAFLEGQSLVRRERDERRRDRYIVDDELFYQATLASARANDQLVATARQGVTVLGPHTPAAARLENIARFLDYISDSITRAAEQARQVLHTTPRPPADRTTQPHPHD
- a CDS encoding DUF4097 family beta strand repeat-containing protein, whose product is MQKFHTPAPISAVLNIPAGRVQIIAADRTDTTVEIRPANPTKNRDTKTAEQTEITYTDGTLHIHTPEPDHQLLGHPGSVEITIQLPAGSHIEAKTAATELRGVGRLGDITFDGAYRHTKIDEATGVRLTATDSDIEIGRLTGPAHITTARGTIRITEAVTGTLDLRTQSGDITLGAATGTSATLDASTGYGRINNTLKNDGTPALHIRATTTHGDITAHSL